The proteins below are encoded in one region of Silene latifolia isolate original U9 population chromosome 2, ASM4854445v1, whole genome shotgun sequence:
- the LOC141643865 gene encoding uncharacterized protein LOC141643865 isoform X2, which produces MKLEVAASESEVIQKDDDFYPSDTIVEQAGNQRAQLKNPISSGRNSMDKEEEDISGDASEEVYISPETTAEKIKACLSETGIKLTAPFISSVDDTQNTHDDIRNDIPSAEKGDMDSTLPEEQRAEIMQTSLQECSSTNMGDNIANDSKVVEVEHENNEINAEVSQMSSMLLKPDIEKTAEYVSDEMDEQKFSEKILHPIEEKSVEQPFYEESCEAGDISAQLKAEDDSLMKMTEIQVENKHIALTADQEGKSPKDLNYEKERDNEGMSPKDAQQISEEIIESSNVSCADEEAEPTSEPQQSYQEILEPSQIIHEGANDSKENANDNSTEREVTKSTEEMLVDSSSTIEECSKPIESETYESKTIRSEDGAYVDQLAEHATIEATEKSSQVGLAAVTGPANIQENDEHQTSQTVVEENETVSEMIKQKQSFPESDLLHLQEKNVISTESISHDNANMTNTALEGDNDERVELKAEETGYSFEEQNVETATREPYSSDQISSADEISVPFSEKGDSAISTDSDNISSLNDHGNMESLDTEAKLDMMQEVENKREIVVETASNDITEEINEESYMLSENQVDNLTNKATDEPGLIVDSRQNIPLPAEDQINKLTDVREKAYESVGEKNAIEEENDSIRSPDKDPEKDSESNNEEIQNDSKPGQSCRNEPDIVKHLEIVNPEIEETKLEQGEQNQENSIHNDAIGPDEDAQSTFTNIGPTSLENHEVKIDEIMEETVSEIEQKNIENVELRSVRDVTSAEENIEDSTNSTAAENNVTYEDGINKGDDQSENQSLNVTCVQTGTEAEDTINKTDDSEKEVDLQYTEETQSTRDATVESFQSAITDEMEDDKNLENTKADPSQEHDEINNKNSNYDEESNEYKEQEPNEANEFHLEEESKTEEAKTQVYEEGSSSNKEGIRNVEVSQSQDECSKVYEDGINVIEVEETTDKQHQEQEESSAYGEHDGVLADQMKAMNAGMDSQNEIELNTSNSDGVHVQEDQTERESCKYDEMDESDSRKDKEIISQEFEQDKLVNAITSQESSPPIEPLEHNLGAAMEDPTVSQPSEIVDDESLSVEASQVVGLEAEQHIQTNEYPEQENDISADTIIQGDSAEHITNSAIGYEDSTTFAEAGPGSADHLKIVDSKDDEHAENIQESESENQGLASKEVDTAIEANKDDNFDQLPKDLQHNNDAQNFENEGAQKDGQQVLLEAGSDVEEFQEMNANPMELSENTGAESDNIEVQNDGGDDEEGVRDDTAKTVPVTDPKIEGDLSTGIPSQSGKLDQEINADNPVTSRDEDTGESSEAMQIVDIREEVSADCHVSSTDPGTDIQQENENNTASLDCQQDQEDQRGHESFKNSKMDESQPEKDIELINQGFEQESISSEMPCQETSATIEALRQDIGTAIDDHTQNEPSEIANDKVHIVEVSKEADLETEQHNQTNEEPEHENEISAEESMDVENREFIPESAELREVNITKNETINSRTADLGSNTVEDLSGSENTNLEVSEKVINLDEDPKVNTEVMTQDKSVENRELVPESAELAEDNDTENEAISSRAMDLGRSTVEDLSGNEGTNSEISQKVTSLDEDPRVNTDAVPKDMSVENRELVPESAEQAEENNTENEIINRRAEDLGSNTIEDSGNENTNLEISQKEINTEDVHQDMDVEDQELIPESTKQREENNAENEAINSRAADLGSNTVEDLSGNENIYSEISQKVAKLDEDPRVNTEVMPQDVSVENRELIPESVELTEENNTENEAVNSRAEDLGLNTVEDRGNENTNLEISQTEMEISLNENPILNREVVLQVMNVESHEIIPELTELREENNTENEATKSRGEDLRSNTIEDLAGYENTNPEIPQNEINSDEDPTVNTEVVPRDIEVENHKLIPESTELREENNTNNEAINIRAEDDLSGNENTNSEMSQKVTNLNEDPKLSTEVMPQDMSVEDHGFISESTELREENNTENEAANSIAKALGSNTVEDLSGNKNTNSEISQKEINLDENPIVDTEVVLQDMSVENRALVPESAELKEENNTKNEAINSRAEDLGSNTVEDSGNENTNLEISQKEISLNENPTVNTDVVLQDMDVESHELIPESTELREENSTENEAIKCRAVGLGSNTVEDHSGNENTNSETSQKLTNLDEEKNTEVMPQVMDDENLEFIPESTDIRKENNTENEAINGRGEDLGSNTIEDLTGNENTNLEISQREIYSEEDPTVIKEIVPRDMDVENHELIPESTELREENNTENEAINSKAADLGSNTVEDLSGNENTNSEMSQKVTNLDEDPRVDTEVVPRDVDVGDHEIIPESTENTTENEAINSKADDLGSNTIEDSSGNENTNLEISQKEISLNEDPIVETEGVLQDMDVENHKFIPESTELIEENNTENEAIKSKAEESGPNTAGDLGGNENTNSEMSQINLDEDPIVKVKELQTMEKIQDDEEPENTEREITQEGSQHTLAEEHTIDQEKPIDTADTSQLENEEKTCMYDEEIQEVKETHEQCKFNEMNESVTFKNKEIESQGFEDDCTSKRKENEQTPMHSEASGQNVGAETPNQDNEECRIDAFEVINAQEVAEHDEHRNEALLDKINEQEVICPNASSSGNEMDTSAEQTTEPPLEISQTNNADQGPELGVYEQSIEGNEEEDKLDSNKPKFNMEMVVNPIEESQLKDDRENEINGQPTQTQSGNGISTAIEPSQYIQECEPNDAKQDGNVSNVTKSYIDGHSIDESTPDETVQTQGKQPVEPQENILEPSSPSEATSTTQGKEDCSVTLQDLNKEKEEDPIPEKATQRELQVSSGFELYGDLPYKPAVGDVSKTEEYLVPEAQGANDTLDNEKMEPRSCTSSCSHEINSDADQFQHNSQQTARISCADEPSIRSVSENYGHASEEVTENQEETKSPEQLIELNNEQTMEDIIDGSGRQAVKSEMTVEESKSGENYGPHGTSAYDSTEEKQVAAGSIEIVERSSEPVPFKESKRDEDETTEEKEETSADAESHEPEFYKIDNDADRYEKTLSSTECNTKSDECSITISKNSKEISEEPHILVTPTSLEGEAVGENFQQSTSEERTENEVTPMEPKMHASELLHQMNVPKPDNMDDEKGKQQESAKGLECCSTLESQQGNDRTLFTEMEVPENPSSRETDSSHFKAKLKVDEIQSEGIFPNESDVHMDCQEKEKISTAEIIASHICQEIETEEKLNQPSSEHQNQRPETSTLVTDANDDHHLKLEQPSFGEEVLHEESTENSFRSFDNPTKIVCAPEEREIEHPSLEVEPDRDLEQTQDLNEKLRTMDNSVRTDPNELPSEFQGVESSAEVESDKEDSTLERLNVKEVCHLNEKRETDESSQLNFKSQPIFGENLVNSCETSEEIGNDTQLQTVKNELMGEGSPSNFEVYEAVVTDAAREEEMHEVNTTVSSEDRALEQPSLPTTKSCDETKKPLIADEHSANTTFSVSQVSGINNPPPTETNATEEKVSEEQPMKKVSNHDSNTPQTMQIDKEEQLQENYDDLHQSSRLQELCGKDSVNMRIDEPVDTVDVLYNGMNVENFTKEGSVSSMNEVPSLEPVQSLTKSKEEIADEKYNETEEKPMLPSIIDEKKSGEWVVVSQTLQDDAKRAADEPKTEKEKEDTENDHGEEDSELIPMISEASRDIELKTQNKKSLHILSGMGSKMKNSISKVKKAMACASPQFSPDDVIIKLNKSKKS; this is translated from the exons ATGAAATTAGAAGTTGCAGCATCAGAATCTGAAGTTATACAA AAAGACGATGATTTTTACCCAAGTGACACCATTGTGGAACAAGCTGGAAACCAACGTGCGCAACTGAAAAACCCAATATCCAGTGGACGGAACAGTA TGGataaagaggaagaagacatatcTGGAGATGCTTCTGAAGAGGTCTATATATCGCCAGAGACGACAGCTGAAAAGATTAAGGCTTGCCTTTCAGAAACAGGGATTAAATTAACCGCGCCATTCATTAGTTCTGTGGATGACACACAAAATACACATGATGACATCAGGAATGATATACCCTCAGCTGAAAAG GGAGACATGGACTCAACACTTCCAGAGGAACAACGAGCAGAGATTATGCAGACCTCCTTACAAGAGTGTTCGTCTACAAATATGGGTGACAACATTGCCAACGACTCAAAAGTTGTAGAAGTCGAGCATGAAAATAATGAAATTAATGCTGAAGTCAGTCAAATGTCAAGCATGCTGTTAAAACCTGACATTGAGAAAACTGCTGAATATGTGAGTGATgaaatggatgaacaaaaattCTCTGAGAAGATCCTACATCCCATAGAAGAAAAATCAGTAGAACAACCGTTTTATGAAGAAAGTTGTGAGGCTGGAGATATTAGTGCGCAACTGAAAGCCGAAGATGACAGTTTAATGAAAATGACAGAAATTCAGGTGGAAAATAAACACATAGCCTTAACAGCAGATCAAGAGGGTAAGTCACCAAAAGACTTAAATTATGAGAAAGAGCGGGATAATGAGGGTATGTCACCCAAAGATGCTCAACAAATTTCTGAAGAGATAATAGAGAGCAGCAACGTAAGTTGTGCAGATGAAGAAGCTGAGCCTACCAGTGAACCCCAGCAATCCTACCAAGAAATATTAGAGCCAAGTCAGATTATACACGAGGGG GCAAATGACTCAAAGGAGAATGCTAATGATAACTCTACTGAAAGAGAAGTCACGAAGTCTACAGAAGAGATGCTGGTTGATAGCAGTTCAACCATTGAAGAGTGCTCAAAACCGATCGAGTCAGAG ACATATGAATCCAAGACTATCAGATCGGAAGATGGTGCTTATGTTGACCAATTGGCTGAACATGCCACAATAGAAGCAACAGAGAAGAGTAGCCAAGTAGGTCTTGCTGCTGTAACAGGACCTGCGAATATACAAGAGAATGATGAGCATCAAACTTCTCAGACAGTGGTAGAAGAGAATGAAACTGTCTCGGAAATGATTAAACAAAAACAGAGTTTCCCAGAGTCTGATTTGCTGCATTTGCAAGAGAAAAATGTAATATCAACAGAATCTAtatcacacgataatgccaataTGACTAACACAGCTCTGGAAGGGGATAATGACGAGAGGGTTGAGTTAAAGGCTGAAGAAACTGGATACAGTTTTGAAGAACAAAACGTTGAAACTGCGACACGTGAACCATATTCCAGTGACCAAATATCTAGCGCAGATGAAATCTCAGTTCCATTCTCAGAAAAAGGAGATTCTGCTATTTCCACAGACAGTGACAATATATCCAGCTTGAATGACCACGGAAATATGGAATCCTTAGATACAGAAGCAAAGCTAGACATGATGCAAGAAGTTGAAAATAAAAGGGAGATTGTTGTGGAAACAGCTTCCAATGACATCACAGAAGAAATTAATGAGGAGTCATATATGCTGTCAGAGAATCAGGTTGACAATTTGACAAATAAGGCCACAGATGAACCCGGCCTTATAGTAGATAGCAGACAGAACATCCCACTCCCAGCGGAAGATCAGATCAACAAGTTAACTGATGTCAGGGAGAAGGCATATGAGTCAGTAGGAGAAAAGAACGCAATTGAAGAAGAAAATGACAGCATACGTTCTCCTGACAAAGACCCTGAAAAAGATTCTGAATCCAACAACGAAGAAATCCAAAATGATAGTAAACCAGGTCAGTCATGTAGAAATGAACCCGACATAGTGAAACATTTGGAGATAGTTAACCCAGAAATTGAAGAGACAAAGTTAGAACAGGGAGAACAAAATCAAGAGAATTCTATTCATAATGATGCAATAGGCCCAGACGAAGATGCTCAGTCAACATTTACAAATATAGGGCCGACCAGCCTTGAAAATCACGAAGTAAAGATTGATGAAATAATGGAAGAAACCGTTTCTGAAATAGAGCAAAAGAATATTGAGAATGTGGAACTCCGCAGTGTTAGGGACGTGACATCAGCAGAAGAG AATATCGAAGATAGCACAAATTCAACAGCTGCTGAAAATAATGTCACATATGAAGACGGTATAAACAAAGGCGATGATCAGAGTGAGAATCAGTCCTTGAATGTCACTTGTGTACAGACTGGAACAGAGGCTGAGGACACAATAAACAAAACGGATGATTCTGAAAAG GAAGTAGACTTACAGTATACGGAGGAAACGCAAAGCACCAGAGATGCTACTGTAGAAAGTTTTCAGAGTGCCATAACTGATGAAATGGAAGATGATAAG AACTTGGAGAATACCAAGGCAGATCCTTCTCAGGAACatgatgaaattaacaataagaacTCAAACTACGATGAAGAATCAAATGAATACAAAGAACAAGAACCCAATGAGGCAAATGAGTTTCATTTAGAAGAGGAAAGTAAAACTGAGGAGGCAAAAACTCAAGTATACGAAGAGGGAAGTTCTAGCAATAAGGAAGGAATTAGAAACGTTGAAGTTTCACAAAGCCAAGATGAATGCAGTAAGGTATATGAGGATGGCATAAATGTTATTGAAGTTGAAGAAACTACAGATAAACAACATCAAGAGCAAGAAGAAAGTAGTGCTTACGGTGAACATGACGGTGTTCTTGCAGACCAG atgaaagcaatgaatgCTGGCATGGACTCTCAGAATGAGATTGAACTGAACACAAGTAACTCAGATGGTGTGCATGTCCAGGAGGATCAAACAGAAAGAGAATCCTGCAAGTATGACGAGATGGATGAATCAGACTCTAGAAAAGATAAAGAGATCATAAGCCAGGAATTTGAACAGGACAAACTCGTCAACGCAATAACAAGTCAGGAATCATCCCCACCTATTGAACCATTAGAACATAACTTAGGAGCTGCAATGGAGGATCCAACAGTAAGCCAGCCTTCTGAAATTGTAGATGACGAATCCCTCAGCGTTGAAGCTAGCCAAGTAGTAGGACTTGAAGCAGAGCAACATATCCAGACAAATGAATATCCTGAGCAAGAAAATGATATCTCTGCAGATACG ATCATTCAAGGTGATTCTGCTGAACATATCACAAATTCTGCTATTGGCTATGAAGACAGCACAACATTTGCTGAGGCCGGACCTGGAAGTGCTGACCACCTCAAGATTGTGGACAGCAAAGATGATGAACATGCTGAAAATATTCAGGAATCAGAAAGTGAGAATCAAGGTTTGGCTTCGAAGGAAGTGGATACTGCGATAGAGGCAAACAAAGATGATAATTTTGACCAG TTGCCAAAGGATCTTCAGCATAACAATGATGCTCAAAATTTTGAAAACGAAGGAGCTCAGAAAGATGGCCAACAAGTGTTATTGGAAGCAGGATCAGATGTAGAG GAGTTTCAGGAAATGAATGCCAATCCTATGGAACTTAGTGAGAACACTGGAGCTGAATCAGACAATATTGAAGTCCAAAATGATGGAGGGGATGATGAAGAAGGTGTGCGTGATGATACTGCTAAGACAGTCCCAGTAACGGACCCAAAGATAGAAGGTGATTTATCCACAGGGATTCCCTCTCAAAGTGGAAAGCTAGATCAGGAGATTAATGCTGACAACCCTGTCACAAGCCGAGATGAAGACACTGGGGAGTCAAGTGAAGCGATGCAAATAGTTGACATCCGTGAGGAAGTATCAGCTGATTGTCATGTCTCGTCTACGGATCCTGGCACGGATATTCAGCAAGAGAATGAAAATAACACAGCTAGCTTGGATTGTCAGCAAGATCAGGAGGATCAAAGAGGACATGAATCTTTCAAGAACAGTAAAATGGATGAGTCACAGCCAGAGAAAGATATAGAGCTCATTAACCAGGGATTTGAACAGGAAAGTATCAGCAGTGAAATGCCATGCCAAGAAACTTCCGCAACCATTGAAGCATTAAGACAAGACATAGGAACCGCAATAGATGATCATACACAAAACGAGCCTTCTGAGATTGCAAATGACAAGGTTCACATTGTTGAAGTTAGCAAAGAAGCAGACTTGGAAACAGAGCAACATAATCAAACAAATGAAGAACCTGAACATGAAAATGAAATTTCTGCAGAAGAG AGCATGGACGTTGAGAACCGTGAATTTATCCCAGAATCAGCAGAACTAAGAGAAGTGAATATCACCAAGAATGAGACAATTAATAGCAGAACAGCGGATCTAGGTTCAAACACTGTTGAAGACCTTAGTGGAAGCGAAAATACAAACTTGGAAGTTTCAGAAAAGGTGATAAACTTGGATGAGGATCCCAAAGTTAACACAGAAGTCATGACTCAG GACAAGAGCGTTGAGAACCGTGAATTAGTCCCAGAATCAGCAGAGCTAGCAGAAGATAATGACACCGAGAATGAGGCAATTAGTAGCAGAGCAATGGATCTAGGTCGAAGCACTGTTGAAGACCTTAGTGGAAATGAAGGTACAAACTCGGAAATTTCACAAAAGGTGACAAGCTTGGACGAGGATCCCAGAGTTAACACAGATGCCGTGCCTAAG GACATGAGCGTTGAGAACCGTGAATTAGTCCCAGAATCAGCAGAACAAGCAGAGGAGAATAACACCGAGAATGAGATAATAAATAGAAGAGCAGAAGATCTAGGTTCAAACACTATTGAAGACAGTGGAAACGAAAACACAAACTTGGAAATTTCACAAAAGGAGATTAACACAGAAGATGTACATCAG GACATGGACGTTGAGGACCAAGAATTAATCCCAGAATCAACAAAACAAAGAGAAGAGAATAACGCCGAGAATGAGGCAATAAATAGCAGAGCAGCGGATCTAGGTTCAAACACTGTCGAAGACCTTAGTGGAAACGAAAACATATACTCCGAAATTTCACAAAAGGTTGCAAAATTGGACGAGGATCCCAGAGTAAACACAGAAGTCATGCCTCAG GACGTGAGCGTTGAGAACCGTGAATTAATCCCAGAATCAGTAGAATTAACAGAAGAGAATAACACCGAGAATGAAGCAGTTAATAGCAGAGCAGAAGATCTAGGTCTGAACACGGTTGAAGATAGAGGAAACGAAAACACAAACCTTGAAATATCACAGACGGAGATGGAGATAAGCTTGAACGAGAATCCAATATTAAACAGAGAAGTTGTACTTCAG GTCATGAACGTTGAGAGTCACGAAATAATCCCAGAATTAACAGAACTCAGAGAAGAGAATAACACTGAGAATGAGGCAACCAAGAGCAGAGGAGAGGATCTACGTTCAAACACTATTGAAGACCTTGCTGGATACGAAAATACAAACCCAGAAATTCCACAAAATGAGATAAACTCGGATGAGGATCCCACAGTTAACACAGAAGTTGTGCCTCGG GACATTGAAGTTGAGAACCACAAATTAATCCCAGAATCAACAGAACTAAGAGAGGAGAATAACACCAACAACGAGGCAATTAATATCAGAGCAGAAGATGACCTGAGTGGAAACGAAAATACAAACTCAGAGATGTCCCAGAAAGTGACAAACTTGAACGAGGATCCCAAACTTAGCACAGAAGTCATGCCTCAG GACATGAGCGTTGAGGACCACGGCTTTATCTCAGAATCAACAGAACTAAGAGAAGAGAATAACACCGAGAATGAAGCAGCTAATAGCATAGCAAAGGCTCTAGGTTCAAACACTGTTGAAGACCTTAGTGgaaacaaaaatacaaattcgGAAATTTCACAAAAGGAGATAAACTTGGACGAGAATCCCATAGTTGACACAGAAGTTGTGCTTCAG GACATGAGCGTTGAGAACCGTGCATTAGTCCCAGAATCAGCAGAACTAAAAGAAGAGAATAATACCAAGAATGAGGCAATAAATAGCAGAGCAGAGGATCTAGGTTCAAACACTGTGGAAGATAGTGGAAATGAAAATACAAACTTGGAAATTTCACAAAAGGAAATAAGTTTGAATGAAAATCCAACAGTCAACACAGACGTGGTACTTCAG GACATGGACGTGGAGAGCCACGAATTAATCCCAGAATCAACAGAACTAAGAGAAGAGAATAGCACTGAGAATGAGGCAATTAAGTGTAGGGCAGTGGGTCTAGGTTCAAACACTGTTGAAGACCATAGTGGAAACGAAAACACAAACTCGGAAACTTCACAAAAGTTGACAAACTTGGACGAAGAGAAAAACACAGAAGTCATGCCTCAG GTCATGGATGATGAGAACCTCGAATTTATCCCAGAATCAACAGATATAAGAAAAGAGAATAACACCGAGAATGAGGCAATTAATGGCAGAGGAGAGGATCTAGGTTCAAACACTATTGAAGACCTTACTGGAAACGAAAACACAAACTTGGAAATTTCACAAAGGGAGATATACTCAGAAGAGGATCCCACAGTAATCAAAGAAATTGTGCCTCGG GACATGGACGTTGAGAACCACGAATTAATCCCAGAATCAACAGAACTAAGAGAGGAGAATAACACCGAGAATGAGGCAATTAATAGCAAAGCAGCGGATCTAGGTTCAAACACTGTTGAAGACCTTAGTGGAAATGAAAATACAAACTCGGAAATGTCCCAAAAGGTGACAAACTTGGACGAGGATCCCAGAGTTGACACAGAAGTCGTGCCTCGG GACGTGGATGTTGGGGACCACGAAATTATCCCAGAATCAACAGAGAATACCACCGAGAATGAGGCAATTAATAGCAAAGCAGATGATCTAGGCTCAAACACTATAGAAGATTCTAGTGGAAACGAAAACACAAACTTGGAAATTTCACAAAAGGAGATAAGTTTGAACGAGGATCCCATAGTTGAGACAGAAGGTGTGCTTCAG GACATGGACGTTGAGAACCACAAATTTATCCCAGAATCAACAGAACTAATAGAAGAGAATAACACCGAGAATGAGGCAATTAAGAGCAAAGCAGAGGAATCAGGTCCAAACACTGCTGGAGACCTTGGTGGAAATGAAAACACAAACTCAGAAATGTCACAAATAAACTTGGATGAGGATCCCATAGTTAAGGTAAAAGAGCTTCAG ACCATGGAGAAAATTCAGGACGATGAGGAACCCGAAAACACTGAACGAGAAATTACACAGGAAGGTTCTCAGCACACTCTTGCAGAAGAGCATACAATTGACCAG GAAAAACCAATTGACACAGCTGATACTTCCCAGCTAGAGAATGAAGAAAAGACTTGCATGTACGATGAAGAAATTCAAGAGGTTAAAGAAACACATGAACAATGCAAATTCAATGAAATGAATGAATCAGTCACtttcaaaaataaggaaattgaaaGTCAAGGATTTGAAGATGATTGCACTAGCAAACGAAAAGAAAACGAGCAAACTCCTATGCATTCTGAAGCATCTGGACAAAATGTAGGAGCTGAAACGCCTAATCAGGATAATGAAGAGTGTAGAATAGATGCTTTCGAGGTAATTAACGCACAAGAAGTGGCAGAGCATGATGAGCATAGAAACGAGGCTTTATTAGACAAAATCAATGAACAGGAG GTCATATGTCCCAATGCTTCAAGTTCAGGAAATGAAATGGACACAAGTGCAGAACAGACGACAGAACCACCACTAGAAATAAGTCAGACAAACAATGCTGACCAAGGCCCCGAACTAGGTGTTTATGAACAAAGCATCGAAGGAAATGAGGAGGAGGATAAACTAGACTCCAACAAACCTAAGTTCAACATGGAAATGGTTGTCAATCCAATTGAAGAAAGTCAACTCAAAGATGACAGAGAGAACGAAATAAACGGACAACCTACACAAACTCAATCTGGAAATGGGATTTCAACAGCTATTGAACCAAGCCAATATATACAAGAGTGTGAACCAAATGATGCCAAACAAGACGGAAATGTTTCAAATGTGACAAAGTCCTATATAGATGGCCACAGTATTGATGAAAGTACCCCAGATGAGACTGTGCAAACACAAGGAAAGCAACCAGTTGAACCACAAGAGAACATTTTAGAACCATCATCTCCTTCCGAAGCTACAAGCACAACTCAAGGTAAAGAAGACTGCTCGGTGACTTTGCAAGATCTGAATAAAGAGAAGGAAGAGGATCCCATACCAGAAAAGGCAACACAAAGAGAGCTACAAGTATCCTCTGGTTTTGAGCTATATGGGGACTTGCCTTATAAACCAGCAGTTGGAGATGTGAGTAAAACAGAAGAATATTTAGTTCCAGAAGCTCAAGGTGCTAACGATACCCTAGACAATGAAAAGATGGAACCTCGTAGCTGTACAAGTAGTTGCTCACACGAGATCAACAGTGATGCCGATCAGTTTCAGCATAATTCCCAGCAGACCGCTAGAATTTCTTGTGCAGATGAGCCATCCATCAGATCAGTTTCAGAAAATTATGGACATGCCTCCGAGGAAGTCACCGAGAATCAAGAAGAAACAAAAAGTCCAGAGCAATTAATAGAGTTGAATAATGAACAGACTATGGAAGATATCATTGACGGAAGCGGTCGCCAGGCAGTGAAGAGTGAGATGACTGTAGAAGAAAGTAAGAGCGGGGAGAATTATGGACCACACGGTACATCAGCATATGACTCAACTGAAGAG AAACAGGTAGCTGCTGGCTCTATAGAGATAGTCGAAAGATCCTCAGAACCAGTACCCTTCAAAGAAAGCAAAAGGGATGAAGATGAGACTACGGAAGAGAAAGAAGAAACAAGTGCAGATGCTGAGAGTCATGAACCTGAATTCTACAAAATTGACAATGATGCCGACAGATATGAAAAGACATTAAGCAGCACAGAATGCAACACCAAATCAGATGAGTGTTCCATCACCATCAGTAAGAATTCAAAAGAG ATCTCTGAAGAACCACACATCCTTGTCACACCCACAAGTTTGGAAGGAGAAGCTGTTGGGGAAAATTTCCAACAAAGTACATCGGAAGAAAGAACAGAAAATGAG GTAACGCCTATGGAACCCAAGATGCATGCTTCTGAGCTATTACATCAGATGAATGTTCCTAAGCCAGATAATATGGACGACGAAAAGGGAAAACAGCAAGAATCAGCAAAGGGCCTGGAGTGTTGCTCAACTCTGGAGTCTCAACAAGGGAATGACAGAACATTGTTCACTGAAATGGAGGTACCAGAAAATCCGAGTTCAAGAGAAACAGATTCAAGTCACTTCAAAGCAAAGTTGAAGGTAGACGAAATACAAAGTGAAGGCATATTTCCAAATGAAAGTGATGTGCACATGGATTGCCAAGAAAAAGAGAAAATTAGCACCGCTGAAATAATAGCGAGCCATATATGCCAGGAAATTGAAACAGAGGAGAAACTAAATCAACCATCATCTGAGCATCAGAATCAGAGACCTGAAACTAGTACGTTAGTTACAGATGCAAATGACGACCATCACCTGAAACTAGAACAACCATCATTTGGAGAGGAAGTGCTGCATGAAGAGAGTACAGAAAACAGTTTCAGGTCTTTTGATAATCCAACCAAAATTGTATGCGCTCCAGAAGAAAGGGAAATTGAACACCCAAGTTTGGAAGTTGAGCCAGATAGAGACTTGGAGCAAACACAAGATTTGAACGAAAAACTTAGAACAATGGATAACTCAGTAAGGACAGACCCTAATGAACTGCCATCAGAGTTTCAAGGTGTTGAATCTAGTGCAGAAGTAGAGAGTGATAAAGAGGACTCTACACTAGAAAGACTGAATGTTAAGGAAGTCTGCCATTTGAATGAAAAAAGAGAGACTGACGAATCCTCTCAACTTAACTTTAAATCACAACCAATTTTTGGAGAAAACCTAGTAAACTCATGCGAGACATCAGAAGAAATCGGTAATGATACACAGCTCCAAACAGTAAAAAATGAGCTCATGGGTGAAGGCAGTCCTTCGAACTTTGAAGTATATGAAGCTGTAGTGACTGATGCTGCAAGAGAAGAGGAGATGCACGAAGTAAATACA ACGGTTTCCAGTGAAGACCGTGCATTGGAGCAACCTTCCCTGCCCACAACAAAGTCATGTGATGAAACAAAGAAACCTCTGATAGCAGATGAACATTCAGCAAATACCACATTCAGTGTTTCACAAGTTTCTGGCATAAATAACCCACCACCTACTGAAACAAATGCAACAGAAGAGAAG GTCTCAGAAGAGCAACCGATGAAAAAAGTGAGCAATCATGACAGCAATACTCCACAGACAATGCAGATTGATAAAGAAGAGCAGCTCCAAGAAAATTATGATGACTTACACCAGTCATCTCGTCTCCAAGAATTGTGCGGAAAAGACTCGGTAAATATGAGGATTGACGAGCCTGTTGATACCGTAGATGTCCTTTACAATGGAATGAATGTAGAGAACTTCACTAAAGAAGGATCCGTATCAAGTATGAATGAAGTTCCCTCGCTTGAACCAGTGCAATCACTCACTAAGAGTAAAGAAGAAATAGCAGATGAAAAATACAATGAAACGGAGGAAAAGCCAATGCTTCCGTCAATCATTGACGAGAAGAAATCAGGAGAGTGGGTTGTTGTTTCACAAACTCTGCAAGACGACGCAAAAAGGGCAGCAGATGAACCAAAAACTGAGAAGGAGAAAGAAGACACGGAGAATGACCATGGCGAGGAAGATTCAGAGCTGATACCAATGATCTCAGAAGCTTCAAGAGATATCGAACTTAAGACACAGAATAAAAAATCACTGCACATACTGTCAGGTATGGGTTCAAAGATGAAAAATTCAATTTCAAAGGTGAAAAAGGCCATGGCTTGCGCATCTCCTCAGTTTTCACCAGACGACGTAATCATCAAGTTAAATAAAAGTAAGAAAAGTTAA